A stretch of Microbacterium sp. 4R-513 DNA encodes these proteins:
- a CDS encoding GuaB3 family IMP dehydrogenase-related protein has product MDIELGRAKRARRAYAFDDIAVVPSRRTRNPEDVSTAWSIDAFQFAIPVLGAPMDSVMSPRTAIMLGQLGGLGVLDLEGLWTRYDDPEPLLAEIASMPDSAATARMQELYSEPIKAELVRDRLAEIRAAGVTVAGALTPQRTQELYETVVAAGVDLFVIRGTTVSAEHVSSVDQPLNLKKFIYDLDVPVIVGGAATYTAALHLMRTGAAGVLVGFGGGAASTTRATLGLHAPMATAVADVAGARRDYLDESGGRYVHVIADGGVGTSGDIVKALAMGADAVMLGVALARATDAPGQGFHWGPEAHHSRLPRGHRMKVEQLVDLESVLYGPAPVADGTANLIGALRKSMATTGYSDLKEFQRVEVVVAPYSGG; this is encoded by the coding sequence ATGGACATCGAGCTCGGCCGCGCGAAGCGCGCCCGCCGGGCGTACGCGTTCGATGACATCGCGGTGGTGCCCTCGCGGCGCACGCGCAATCCCGAGGACGTCTCGACCGCGTGGTCGATCGACGCATTCCAGTTCGCGATCCCCGTGCTCGGCGCCCCGATGGACTCGGTCATGAGCCCCCGCACGGCGATCATGCTCGGCCAGCTCGGCGGTCTCGGCGTGCTCGACCTCGAGGGTCTGTGGACGCGCTACGACGACCCCGAGCCGCTGCTCGCCGAGATCGCCTCCATGCCGGACTCGGCAGCCACGGCCCGGATGCAGGAGCTCTACTCCGAGCCGATCAAGGCCGAGCTCGTGCGCGATCGCCTCGCCGAGATCCGCGCGGCGGGGGTCACCGTCGCCGGCGCTCTCACGCCGCAGCGCACGCAGGAGCTGTACGAGACCGTCGTCGCGGCGGGCGTCGACCTCTTCGTCATCCGCGGCACGACGGTGTCCGCCGAGCACGTGTCGTCGGTCGACCAGCCGCTCAACCTCAAGAAGTTCATCTACGACCTCGACGTCCCCGTGATCGTCGGCGGCGCCGCCACCTACACGGCCGCCCTCCACCTCATGCGCACCGGCGCTGCGGGTGTGCTCGTCGGGTTCGGCGGGGGCGCGGCATCCACGACCCGCGCGACCCTCGGTCTGCACGCCCCCATGGCGACCGCCGTCGCCGACGTCGCCGGCGCACGGCGCGACTACCTCGACGAGTCGGGCGGCCGCTACGTGCACGTCATCGCCGACGGCGGCGTGGGCACCTCGGGCGACATCGTCAAGGCGCTCGCGATGGGCGCCGACGCCGTCATGCTCGGCGTCGCGCTCGCGCGGGCGACGGATGCCCCTGGTCAGGGCTTCCACTGGGGTCCCGAGGCGCACCACTCGCGGCTCCCGCGCGGCCACCGCATGAAGGTCGAGCAGCTCGTCGACCTCGAGTCGGTGCTCTACGGCCCCGCACCCGTCGCCGACGGCACGGCCAATCTCATCGGAGCCCTGCGCAAGTCCATGGCGACGACGGGGTACTCCGACCTCAAGGAGTTCCAGCGCGTCGAGGTCGTCGTCGCGCCCTACAGCGGCGGATGA
- a CDS encoding ATP-binding cassette domain-containing protein → MGHIDVNGVSFALPDGRQLLDDVSFRVGEGSTTALIGANGAGKTTLLRMIRGEIAPDQGSISIGGGLGVMDQFIGHGGADQTVQDLLVAVAPDRIARAARELEASENAMIEHDDLETQMRYATALADYAEAGGYEHETVWDTCTTAALGIPYSRARFRELSTLSGGEQKRLALEALLRGPDEVLLLDEPDNYLDVPGKRWLEDRLRETPKTVLLVSHDRELLARGADRLVTLEASPAGSSAWVHGGGFATYHQAREDRMLRLDELRRRWDEQHAKLKALVADLKVKAAANDGFASRYRAAQTRLRRFEDAGPPEERPPEQELALRLRGSRTGKRVVVAEALELTGLMQSFDLEVWFGDRIAVLGSNGSGKSHFLRLLARGGTDPDGRLGHLTTVGGSLEPVPHTGRAILGARVVPGWFAQTHRHPEFSGRTLLDILHRGDDERSGMPRDAASSALDRYGLIRQAEQSFDTLSGGQQARFQILLLELSGATLLLLDEPTDNLDLVSAEALEDALARFEGTVVAVTHDRWFARSFDRFLVFGADGRVRETPEPVWDEGRVARAR, encoded by the coding sequence GTGGGGCATATCGACGTCAACGGCGTCTCTTTCGCGCTGCCCGACGGGCGGCAGCTGCTCGACGACGTGTCGTTCCGGGTCGGCGAGGGCTCGACGACCGCGCTCATCGGCGCGAACGGCGCCGGCAAGACGACGCTCCTGCGCATGATCCGCGGCGAGATCGCCCCCGATCAGGGTTCGATCTCGATCGGCGGCGGCCTCGGTGTGATGGACCAGTTCATCGGTCACGGCGGCGCCGACCAGACGGTGCAGGACCTCCTCGTCGCGGTCGCGCCGGACCGCATCGCGCGGGCGGCGCGCGAACTCGAGGCGTCCGAGAACGCGATGATCGAGCACGACGACCTCGAGACCCAGATGCGTTACGCGACGGCGCTCGCCGACTACGCCGAGGCCGGCGGGTATGAGCACGAGACGGTCTGGGACACCTGCACGACGGCGGCACTCGGCATCCCGTACTCCCGCGCGCGGTTCCGCGAGCTGTCGACCCTCTCGGGCGGCGAGCAGAAGCGGCTCGCGCTCGAGGCGCTGCTCCGGGGACCCGACGAGGTGCTGCTGCTCGACGAGCCCGACAACTACCTCGATGTCCCGGGCAAGCGCTGGCTCGAAGACCGGCTGCGCGAGACGCCGAAGACCGTGCTGCTCGTGTCGCACGACCGCGAACTGCTCGCGCGCGGCGCCGACCGCCTCGTCACACTCGAGGCCAGCCCCGCCGGCAGCTCGGCCTGGGTGCACGGCGGCGGGTTCGCGACGTACCACCAGGCACGTGAGGACAGGATGCTGCGCCTCGACGAGCTCCGTCGCCGCTGGGATGAGCAGCACGCGAAGCTCAAGGCCCTCGTGGCGGACCTGAAGGTCAAGGCCGCCGCCAACGACGGCTTCGCCTCACGGTACCGGGCCGCCCAGACGCGGCTGCGGCGCTTCGAAGACGCGGGGCCGCCCGAGGAGCGCCCGCCCGAGCAGGAGCTCGCGCTCCGGCTCCGCGGATCGCGCACCGGCAAACGCGTCGTCGTCGCCGAGGCCCTCGAGCTCACGGGCCTCATGCAGTCGTTCGACCTCGAGGTGTGGTTCGGCGACCGCATCGCGGTGCTGGGCTCGAACGGATCGGGAAAGTCGCACTTCCTGCGCCTTCTCGCCCGGGGCGGCACCGACCCCGACGGGCGCCTCGGCCACCTGACGACCGTCGGCGGGTCGCTGGAGCCCGTGCCGCATACGGGCCGGGCGATCCTCGGCGCGCGCGTCGTGCCCGGCTGGTTCGCGCAGACCCACCGCCACCCCGAGTTCTCGGGGAGGACGCTGCTCGACATCCTGCATCGCGGTGACGACGAGCGGTCCGGGATGCCTCGGGATGCCGCGAGCTCCGCCCTCGACCGCTACGGACTCATCCGGCAGGCCGAGCAGTCGTTCGACACCCTGTCGGGCGGCCAGCAGGCCCGCTTCCAGATCCTCCTGCTCGAGCTCTCGGGTGCGACGCTGCTGCTCCTCGACGAGCCGACCGACAACCTCGACCTCGTCTCAGCCGAGGCTCTCGAGGATGCCCTCGCCCGGTTCGAGGGGACCGTCGTCGCCGTGACGCACGACCGCTGGTTCGCCCGCTCCTTCGACCGGTTCTTGGTCTTCGGAGCAGACGGCCGCGTGCGCGAGACGCCCGAGCCCGTCTGGGACGAGGGCCGCGTCGCCCGCGCCCGCTGA
- a CDS encoding DUF2277 domain-containing protein — protein MCRSIHNLHNFEPAATSDEVQAAALQYVRKISGTTKPSKANQEAFDRAVHEIAHITQHLLQDLVATVPPKNREEEAEKARARALKSGRYAAPAA, from the coding sequence ATGTGCCGCAGCATCCACAACCTCCACAATTTCGAGCCCGCCGCGACCAGCGACGAGGTGCAGGCCGCGGCGCTCCAGTACGTCCGCAAGATCTCGGGCACGACCAAGCCCTCCAAGGCCAACCAGGAGGCCTTCGACCGGGCGGTGCACGAGATCGCGCACATCACGCAGCACCTGCTGCAGGACCTCGTGGCGACGGTTCCGCCCAAGAACCGGGAAGAAGAGGCCGAGAAGGCCCGTGCCCGCGCCCTGAAGTCCGGCCGCTACGCCGCGCCCGCCGCCTGA
- a CDS encoding TetR/AcrR family transcriptional regulator codes for MSANQETTTASRPETARRMSSEERREQIVTAAIAVFGARGYEGTTTDDVARTAGVSQPYVVRLFGSKESLFLAAMQASLDELMRVFRLALAEDEASDRPVSKRIGEAYVELLNVRGLHQTLSHAWLLGGHPVIGAAARRGFAQVWRFFRDEAGLDADEARKFLAEGMLINVMIGMRLVDDYGSDPSITELFRACFPTELPHILDIAPRGNEPW; via the coding sequence ATGAGCGCGAATCAGGAGACGACGACGGCGTCGCGACCCGAGACAGCACGGCGGATGAGCTCGGAGGAGCGCCGGGAGCAGATCGTCACGGCCGCGATCGCGGTGTTCGGCGCCCGGGGATACGAGGGGACGACGACCGACGACGTCGCTCGGACCGCAGGTGTCAGCCAGCCGTACGTCGTGCGGCTCTTCGGATCGAAGGAGAGCCTCTTCCTCGCCGCGATGCAGGCGTCGCTCGACGAGCTCATGCGCGTCTTCCGCCTCGCGCTCGCCGAGGACGAGGCATCCGACCGACCCGTCTCGAAGCGGATCGGCGAGGCCTACGTCGAGCTGCTCAACGTGCGCGGGCTGCATCAGACGCTGTCGCACGCGTGGCTGCTCGGCGGGCACCCGGTGATCGGCGCGGCCGCCCGGCGCGGGTTCGCCCAGGTCTGGCGCTTCTTCCGCGACGAGGCAGGGCTCGATGCCGACGAAGCGCGCAAGTTCCTCGCCGAGGGCATGCTCATCAACGTGATGATCGGCATGCGGCTCGTCGACGACTACGGCTCCGATCCGAGCATCACCGAGCTCTTCCGCGCCTGCTTCCCGACCGAGCTGCCGCACATCCTCGACATCGCGCCGCGGGGCAACGAGCCCTGGTGA
- a CDS encoding DHA2 family efflux MFS transporter permease subunit has product MSDVLTSPATRRRAFGLVVAAASVPMFMATLDNLVMTNALPVLHTELGASVEQLQWFVNAYTLAFASAILIASALGDRFGRRTVFIAGIAIFGVGSVLAALSTDPTQLIAARALQGFGGAGVMPLSLALISGGVAPERRPLAIGIWGGISGLGVAVGPLVGGAVMEGWNWQAIFWINVPVAIIAIPFAFFALNNDFGARARIDVVGAVLAAVGVLALVHAIVRGNDDGWSSFSVIAEIVAGTALLVAFVLWQLRAKAPLVPLRLFRDRSFTLTNIVGFGFSFGTFGAVFILIQYMQVVQGSTPLEAAVQTTPWTLAPMFVAPIAGIIAPRVGTRLLMLTGLVLQGVALAWIGLTMSATLDYAQLVAPFILAGVGMGLVFAPSATALLATLGMLDHAKASGVNSTVREIGIALGTAVMTAIFLGAGGALQPDLYVDAARPAVLTGAVVLFAAAVAALWLPSGRAVAGDEKATDAAASVPSGKELVGA; this is encoded by the coding sequence ATGAGCGACGTCCTCACCTCCCCCGCGACGCGGCGGCGAGCCTTCGGGCTCGTCGTGGCCGCGGCATCCGTCCCCATGTTCATGGCCACCCTCGACAACCTCGTGATGACCAACGCGCTGCCGGTCCTGCACACCGAGCTCGGAGCGAGCGTCGAGCAGCTGCAGTGGTTCGTCAACGCGTACACGCTCGCCTTCGCGAGCGCGATCCTCATCGCATCGGCTCTCGGCGACCGGTTCGGCCGTCGCACGGTCTTCATCGCGGGCATCGCGATCTTCGGCGTCGGATCGGTGCTGGCGGCTCTCAGCACCGACCCGACGCAGCTGATCGCGGCGCGGGCCCTTCAGGGCTTCGGCGGGGCGGGGGTCATGCCCCTCTCGCTCGCCCTCATCTCCGGCGGGGTCGCTCCCGAGCGCCGTCCCCTCGCGATCGGCATCTGGGGCGGCATCTCGGGACTCGGAGTCGCCGTCGGCCCGCTCGTCGGCGGAGCCGTCATGGAGGGCTGGAACTGGCAGGCGATCTTCTGGATCAACGTCCCGGTCGCGATCATCGCGATCCCGTTCGCCTTCTTCGCGCTGAACAACGACTTCGGCGCCCGCGCCCGCATCGATGTGGTCGGGGCCGTTCTCGCAGCCGTCGGCGTTCTGGCCCTCGTCCACGCGATCGTCCGCGGCAACGACGACGGCTGGTCGTCGTTCTCCGTCATCGCCGAGATCGTCGCCGGCACGGCGCTGCTCGTCGCGTTCGTGCTCTGGCAGCTGCGGGCGAAGGCTCCGCTGGTGCCGCTGCGGCTCTTCCGCGACCGGTCGTTCACCCTCACCAACATCGTGGGCTTCGGATTCAGCTTCGGCACGTTCGGCGCCGTGTTCATCCTCATCCAGTACATGCAGGTCGTGCAGGGCTCGACGCCGCTCGAGGCCGCCGTGCAGACGACCCCGTGGACGCTCGCGCCCATGTTCGTCGCCCCCATCGCGGGCATCATCGCGCCCCGCGTCGGCACCCGCCTGCTCATGCTCACGGGTCTCGTGCTGCAGGGCGTCGCGCTCGCCTGGATCGGCCTCACGATGTCGGCGACCCTCGACTACGCCCAGCTCGTCGCGCCGTTCATCCTCGCCGGCGTCGGCATGGGGCTGGTCTTCGCGCCGTCCGCCACGGCGCTCCTCGCTACCCTCGGCATGCTCGACCACGCGAAGGCGTCGGGCGTGAACTCCACCGTCCGCGAGATCGGCATCGCCCTCGGCACGGCGGTCATGACCGCGATCTTCCTCGGCGCGGGGGGCGCGCTGCAGCCCGATCTCTACGTCGACGCGGCGCGGCCGGCCGTGCTCACGGGTGCTGTGGTGCTCTTCGCGGCCGCGGTCGCGGCACTCTGGCTCCCGTCGGGCCGAGCGGTCGCCGGCGATGAGAAGGCGACGGATGCCGCGGCATCCGTCCCCTCGGGCAAGGAGCTCGTCGGGGCCTGA
- a CDS encoding TMEM175 family protein, protein MADGRGARTYATTRVEAYTDGVFAIAATLLVLDLTTKGFGRLKTDDQMWASLVDMSDNFVAFAVSFLLLSMLWTIHLQQWRDIGRVDSPMLWLNNLRLLFIVLIPFTTSLVSEYSEFYAGRMLLPINFFFAALLGYLSYAWAAARGGHLLEEDARDNARRQSLGGLSAVIFALVAVVLAPWVGSWAFLVFVLNEPFTRFLQRRGGAREGAGA, encoded by the coding sequence ATGGCGGACGGTCGGGGGGCGCGCACGTACGCGACGACACGGGTCGAGGCGTATACCGACGGGGTCTTCGCGATCGCGGCGACCCTGCTCGTGCTCGACCTCACGACGAAGGGCTTCGGCAGGCTCAAGACGGACGATCAGATGTGGGCGTCGCTCGTCGACATGTCGGACAACTTCGTCGCCTTCGCGGTCAGCTTCCTCCTGCTGAGCATGCTCTGGACCATCCATCTGCAGCAGTGGCGCGACATCGGGCGGGTCGACTCCCCCATGCTCTGGCTCAACAACCTCCGCCTGCTCTTCATCGTGCTGATCCCCTTCACGACGAGCCTCGTCTCGGAGTACTCCGAGTTCTACGCGGGACGGATGCTGCTCCCGATCAACTTCTTCTTCGCGGCGCTGCTCGGGTATCTGTCCTACGCCTGGGCCGCCGCGCGCGGCGGGCACCTGCTCGAGGAGGATGCCCGCGACAACGCGCGCCGACAGAGCCTCGGCGGCCTGAGCGCCGTCATCTTCGCGCTCGTGGCGGTCGTGCTCGCTCCCTGGGTCGGCTCGTGGGCGTTCCTCGTCTTCGTGCTCAACGAGCCGTTCACCCGCTTCCTCCAGCGCCGCGGAGGCGCGCGAGAAGGGGCGGGAGCCTGA